The following proteins are encoded in a genomic region of Cryptomeria japonica chromosome 11, Sugi_1.0, whole genome shotgun sequence:
- the LOC131036975 gene encoding vicilin-like seed storage protein At2g18540, which yields MTEKKFCSVDLKLRKAIQAKAKLEQDRLRKLEEKRQKEEERMKNAAEIAANKRKMEETERREREEKRKKRLEKAQKQHKEVEERFRAEMEEKEQRRQALIEYERKRKAMEEEAKKQRRMERVKEVAERRRQIEENAKQMCIKSNQFASKDANYMEEVRQNNETTLDTHATEEAQSILDSDADIDFNNQSSSSYESSEEEANYDDFALGKIIPSWTRKENLIPQIISQQYIDPDEIFAGARTFNLNEVFDSDGSNGTRDFKRRSYSGEWFNDGLTEEEEYLYKLQMGYI from the exons ATGACAGAAAAAAAATTCTGTAGTGTTGATTTGAAGCTGCGAAAAGCTATTCAAGCAAAAGCTAAACTGGAGCAAGACAGATTGAGAAAACTGGAGGAGAAAAGGCAGAAAGAGGAAGAACGGATGAAAAATGCAGCAGAGATTGCAGCAAATAAGAGGAAAATGGAAGAGACGGAGAGGAGAGAGCGTGAAGAAAAGCGGAAGAAGCGATTGGAAAAAGCACAGAAGCAGCACAAGGAAGTTGAGGAGCGATTTCGTGCAGAGATGGAAGAAAAAGAACAGAGGCGCCAGGCTCTG ATTGAATATGAGCGCAAGaggaaggcaatggaagaagaggcAAAGAAGCAGCGCCGTATGGAGAGAGTAAAGGAAGTTGCTGAGCGCAGACGACAGATAGAGGAGAATGCAAAACAAATGTGCATCAAATCTAACCAATTTGCATCCAAGGATGCAAACTACATGGAAGAAGTCCGACAGAATAATGAAACAACATTAGATACACATGCTACAGAAGAGGCGCAGTCAATATTGGACAGTGATGCtgatattgattttaataatcAATCATCATCATCTTATGAAAGTTCAGAGGAAGAGGCCAACTATGATGATTTTGCTTTAGGGAAAATCATACCATCATGGACAAG GAAAGAGAATCTGATTCCACAAATTATTAGTCAACAATATATCGATCCTGATGAAATATTTGCTGGTGCCAGAACTTTCAATTTAAATGAAG TTTTTGATTCTGATGGATCAAACGGGACGAGAGATTTCAAACGCCGTAGTTACAGTGGCGAATGGTTTAATGACGGTTTAACCGAGGAAGAAGAGTATCTATACAAGTTGCAGATGGGATACATCTGA